A genomic window from Vanessa cardui chromosome Z, ilVanCard2.1, whole genome shotgun sequence includes:
- the LOC124543433 gene encoding transmembrane channel-like protein gives MTSSGVNLFHLPTEPTTNNEVKFSPSTGDGSEDEDYSASLSAVLRQRRASVRRSRKGRARRSSSPFLPDETRSRRRSSVFTTSSGDTAISIDDQPVVTQEQIFENIHLHKEVLGSVKQQPLGMRRKLKIVHQAKGYIKRHEGQLQERLAQSKSTRDIYARFNILLATKWQQLKREAANTSNLLIPWELRIKEIESHFGSVVASYFTFLRWLFWVNLVIGFILLVFVIIPEYLTANPAQDGERKVIMEDDRRNATNLLTLWEFEGVLKYSPIFYGYYSNVERPEYRMPLAYFLTGLVVYIYSFVAILRKMAENSRMSKLSEKEDECIFSWKLFTGWDFMIGNAETAHNRIASIILGFKEALLEEAEKKKNLRNWRIISLRAIVNIGVIILLAVSAYAVVTVVSRSDDSPKIRSWWRENETTTVVTVISITFPVFFELLGLLEHYHPRKQLRLQLARIMLLNLLNLYSLIFALFSKIEGMSKELVSLQPHLYMNVTIITESPLNVSEPLETSLHRSCFETTVPCLPCDMLNVPVKINQKTFSIISNEEQTTDYNLNTISPTIANMRSKINVRKRNLRYTAIAEDLIEKINNYNDANDDGNAALLKEIERIRNLSKLSSPDDNNETLEIDDNEAYDFNYDFISSTDSTSLAETDVDYEYSLSDTDLPNSTPISTSETSSDFSSVTSLYSTETTEQIFSSDSTLNVDLTSLLISSTDSYTTGYTYPNKVTTPYDTSHTITDEMSSLPSSKSTSKISLTYLTTDEIDSSTATPNTLRNVIICPDLSFNCSINCGNRNITQIIFMSNCTIVDIRCYVKKCNFDAMDTKGLNKTQTNITMVDLVYTDHYHRKMYNLTITTKKKLLKLCWETMFGQELVKLTMMDLVFVLLGTLFLDFFRALFVRYMNKCWCWDLEKKFPEYGDFKIAENILHLINNQGMVWMGMFFSPGLVVLNVFKLMIMMYLRSWAVMTCNVPHEVVFRVSKSNNFYLALLLTMLFLCVLPVGYTIVWVTPSWHCGPFSEYEKIYKILTSNIYKVLPKSLNFTLEYIASPAIVIPLLVLLILIIYYLTSLTNSLREANNDLKIQLRRERTEERRKMFQLADTRRRAGSSSIDNTPFARWKRALPSLPLTKSIDSDDRKPMVNDTKEIIKTTKKKGGIFAKIVGLAIDKKTNEEPLPDVSACKNNIDEETDTDFHESLPKEVLKIKDITFIKKTEVKKKSSVEFKTEGNLVVNLEIESPEGNTIVNNVEDNGVIEKRMKRNPDIKDIKNNATDDKYVPKKRNSNDKCIQKKQSSESSNLSKQTDSIGSVIPVITISTTESDDEVLQTINSEKNVIENKGSENKKEVVHEKGENKNSRSNLRRNRNFSDLKSLQRQSSVDSINENKSPKEKKTEDIGHKYQYSL, from the exons ATGACATCCTCCGGAGTCAACCTTTTCCATCTGCCTACAGAACCAACCACCAATAACGAAGTCAAATTCTCACCTTCGACTGGAG ATGGATCGGAAGATGAAGATTACTCAGCAAGTCTCAGCGCAGTGCTTCGGCAACGCAGAGCAAGCGTAAGGCGATCTCGTAAGGGCAGAGCCCGGCGCTCATCATCTCCTTTCCTACCCGACGAGACACGTTCAAGGCGACGTTCATCAGTCTTCACCACCAGCTCTGGCGA TACCGCTATATCCATTGACGATCAACCAGTTGTGACACAAGAACAAATATTCGAAAATATCCATTTGCATAAAGAAGTCCTTGGATCTGTAAAACAACAACCGCTAGGAAtgagaagaaaattaaaaatcgtcCACCAG GCAAAGGGATACATTAAACGCCACGAAGGACAATTACAGGAGAGACTTGCGCAATCGAAGAGCACGAGAGATATTTATGCAAGATTTAACATCCTGTTGGCAACA AAATGGCAGCAGCTGAAACGTGAAGCGGCAAACACATCCAACCTTCTTATACCATGGGAATTACGAATCAAAGAGATTGAATCGCATTTTGGTTCTGTAGTTGCGTCATACTTCACCTTTTTAAGATGGTTATTTTGGGTCAATCTAGTCATAGGGTTCATACTACtcgtttttgtaattatacccgag tatctgACAGCAAACCCAGCCCAGGATGGAGAAAGAAAAGTCATTATGGAGGACGATCGCCGAAACGCTACCAATCTTTTGACGCTCTGGGAGTTTGAAGGAGTTCTTAAATACTCGCCTATATTTTACGGATACTACAGTAATGTCGAACGACCGGAGTATAGAATGCCCCTCGCATATTTCTTAACTGGCTTGGTCGTCTATATTTATAGCTTCGTAGCTATCCTAAGGAA aatggCGGAGAATTCGCGGATGTCTAAGCTTTCAGAAAAAGAAGACGAATGTATATTTTCTTGGAAACTCTTCACAGGATGGGATTTCATGATTGGAAACGCGGAGACCGCTCATAACAGAATAGCTTCTATTATTTTAGGTTTTAAAGAAGCTTTGTTGGAAGAAGCAGAAAAGAAAAAGAACCTAAGAAA TTGGCGCATTATTTCTCTACGTGCTATTGTGAATATCGGTGTGATAATCCTTCTCGCTGTGTCAGCTTATGCTGTGGTAACAGTTGTGTCTCGCTCAGATGACAGTCCTAAAATAAGAAGTTGGTGGCGTGAAAACGAGACAACAACAGTCGTTACAGTTATATCGATAACATTTCCAGTGTTTTTTGAGCTGCTGGGACTTTTGGAACACTATCACCCAAGAAAACAACTAAGATTGCAACTAGCTAG aaTCATGTTATTAAATCTTCTGAATCTATATTCACTGATATTTGCTCTGTTTAGTAAAATTGAAGGTATGAGTAAAGAATTAGTTTCATTACAACCACATTTATATATGAACGTAACAATAATAACCGAGAGTCCACTAAATGTGAGTGAACCTTTAGAGACCAGCCTACATAGATCATGTTTTGAGACAACTGTACCATGCTTACCTTGTGATATGCTAAATGTTCCCGTAAAGATAAACCAAAAAACGTTTTCAATAATAAGCAACGAAGAACAAACTACTGACTACAATTTGAACACCATTAGTCCCACTATTGCTAACAtgagaagtaaaataaatgttagaaAACGAAATTTGCGTTACACTGCAATCGCTGaagatttaattgaaaaaataaacaattacaacGATGCTAACGATGATGGAAACGCAgcattattaaaagaaattgaaaGGATAcgaaatttaagtaaattatcttCTCCAGATGATAATAACGAAACTCTAGAAATAGATGATAACGAAGCATATGATTTTAACTACGATTTCATTTCTTCAACGGATTCAACTTCATTAGCAGAAACGGACGTTGATTATGAATATAGCCTTTCCGACACAGATTTACCAAATTCAACACCAATTTCTACCTCAGAAACTTCTAGTGATTTTTCGTCTGTTACAAGCTTATATAGTACCGAAACCACAGAACAAATATTTTCATCTGATAGTACATTGAATGTAGATTTGACTTCACTTTTAATATCAAGTACTGATTCATATACAACAGGTTACACTTATCCAAATAAAGTAACGACCCCATATGATACGAGTCACACCATTACTGATGAAATGAGCTCGTTACCATCTTCTAAGAGTACAAGCAAGATAAGTTTAACATATTTGACAACTGATGAAATTGATTCCTCTACAGCGACACCAAATACATTAAGAAATGTTATCATTTGTCCtgatttatcatttaattgttCGATAAATTGTGGTAATAGAAATATAACTCAAATTATTTTCATGTCAAATTGTACTATTGTAGACATTAGATGTTATGTTAAAAAGTGTAATTTCGACGCAATGGATACTAAAGGCTTAAATAAAACTCAAACGAATATTACTATGGTCGATCTAGTATACACAGATCATTATCATAGAAAGATGTATAACTTGACCATcactaccaaaaaaaaattactaaaattatgttGGGAAACTATGTTTGGACAGGAACTAGTTAAATTAACTATGATGGATTTA gtGTTTGTTTTACTAGGCACattatttttggatttttttcgGGCGTTATTTGTaagatatatgaataaatgCTGGTGTTGGGATCTTGAAAAAAAGTTTCCTGAATATGGTGATTTTAAAATtgctgaaaatattttacatcttATTAACAACCAAGGAATGGTTTGGATGGGCATGTTTTTTTCACCCGGGCTtgtagttttaaatgttttcaagtTGATGATAATGATGTATCTCCGATCATGGGCAGTGATGACTTGCAATGTACCCCACGAAGTCGTTTTTAGGGTGTCTAagagtaataatttttatttggccCTTTTATTGACcatgttatttttatgtgtcTTGCCCGTTGGTTACACAATAGTTTGGGTTACGCCGTCTTGGCATTGTGGTCCGTTTTCCGAGtatgaaaaaatttataaaatattgacaagcaatatttataaagttttaccAAAAAGTCTTAATTTTACTCTGGAATATATAGCATCTCCAGCAATTGTGATACCGTTGcttgttttattgatattaataatttactatttaacatCATTGACAAACTCTCTGAGAGAAGCTAATAACGATTTAAAg attcAATTGAGAAGAGAGCGAACCGAAGAAAGAAGGAAAATGTTCCAATTGGCAGACACGAGAAGACGTGCTGGATCGTCATCTATTGATAATACGCCTTTCGCGAGATGGAAAAGAGCTCTACCGTCTCTTCCTTTAACAAAATCTATTGATTCTGATGACCGTAAACCCATGGTTAATGATACTAAGGAAATAATCAAAACGACAAAAAAGAAAG GTGGAATATTCGCCAAGATCGTCGGGTTAGcaatagataaaaaaacaaacgaggAACCTCTACCCGATGTCTCTGCttgcaaaaataatattgatgaaGAAACAGATACGGACTTTCACGAATCTTTACCTaaagaagttttaaaaataaaggatatcacttttataaaaaaaactgaagttaaaaaaaaatctagcgTCGAATTTAAAACTGAAGGTAACCTCGTAGTAAATTTAGAAATAGAGAGCCCTGAAGGAAACACAATAGTTAACAACGTGGAAGACAATGGTGTAATAGAAAAAAGAATGAAAAGAAATCCtgatataaaagatataaaaaacaatGCCACCGATGATAAATACGTACCAAAGAAACGAAATTCGAATGATAAATGTATTCAAAAGAAACAAAGTTCTGAATCCAGTAATCTTTCAAAACAAACTGATTCCATTGGATCAGTAATACCAGTTATTACGATTAGTACAACAGAAAGCGACGATGAAGTACTACAGACAATAAACAGTGAAAAAAACGTTATCGAAAATAAAGGTAGCGAAAACAAAAAAGAAGTAGTACATGAAAAAGgggaaaataaaaattcacgGAGCAATTTAAGAAGAAATAGAAATTTCTCCGACTTAAAATCTCTACAAAGACAGAGTAGTGTTGACAgcataaacgaaaataaaagtcctaaagaaaaaaaaacagaagacATCGGCCATAAATATCAATACTCactgtaa